A single genomic interval of Rhodopseudomonas palustris harbors:
- a CDS encoding permease, translating into MTASDFTGKPRPVTTKLLVTVLLVVLWVVVYAALSPASEWIVRQLPLDPAGGTARALAFFIYDTPKVLMLLTLIVFAMGVVRSFFSPERTRALLAGRREGVGNVAAAGLGVLTPFCSCSAVPLFIGFVSAGVPLGGTFSFLISAPLVNEVALGLLLALLGWKVALLYLLLGLAVAIVAGMVIGRLHLEGWLEDWVRALRTEAAPLAAERLSASDRIDAGVEAVRDIVGRVWPWIIAGIAIGAGIHGWVPEGLLAGIMGREAWWSVPAAVAIGIPMYSNAAGIVPVVEALLGKGAALGTTLAFMMSVTALSAPELIILRKVLTVRLIAVFVAVVGLGILAVGYLFNFLFG; encoded by the coding sequence ATGACCGCCAGCGATTTCACCGGGAAACCTCGCCCGGTGACCACCAAGCTGCTCGTCACCGTTCTGCTGGTGGTGCTGTGGGTAGTGGTCTATGCGGCGCTGTCGCCGGCTTCGGAATGGATCGTGCGCCAGCTTCCGCTCGATCCGGCGGGCGGTACCGCCCGGGCGCTGGCGTTCTTCATCTACGACACTCCCAAGGTGCTGATGCTGCTGACGCTAATCGTGTTCGCGATGGGCGTGGTGCGCAGTTTCTTCTCGCCTGAGCGCACCCGCGCGCTGCTCGCCGGGCGGCGCGAGGGCGTCGGCAATGTCGCCGCGGCCGGGCTCGGCGTGCTGACGCCGTTCTGCTCGTGCTCGGCGGTGCCGCTGTTCATCGGCTTCGTCAGCGCCGGCGTGCCACTCGGGGGGACGTTCTCGTTCCTGATCTCCGCGCCGCTGGTCAACGAGGTCGCGCTCGGGCTGCTGCTGGCGCTGCTCGGCTGGAAAGTGGCGCTGCTGTATCTGCTGCTCGGCCTCGCGGTCGCGATCGTCGCCGGCATGGTGATCGGCCGGCTGCATCTCGAAGGCTGGCTGGAGGATTGGGTGCGGGCGCTGCGCACCGAGGCGGCGCCGCTCGCAGCCGAACGCCTCAGCGCCTCGGACCGGATCGACGCCGGGGTCGAGGCGGTGCGCGACATCGTCGGGCGGGTGTGGCCGTGGATCATCGCCGGCATCGCGATCGGCGCCGGCATTCACGGCTGGGTGCCGGAAGGTCTGCTCGCCGGGATCATGGGACGCGAGGCGTGGTGGTCGGTGCCGGCCGCGGTGGCGATCGGCATCCCGATGTATTCCAACGCCGCTGGGATTGTTCCGGTCGTCGAGGCGTTGCTCGGCAAGGGCGCCGCGCTCGGCACCACGCTGGCGTTCATGATGAGCGTTACCGCGCTGTCGGCGCCGGAACTGATCATCCTGCGCAAGGTGCTGACGGTCCGGCTGATCGCCGTGTTCGTCGCCGTCGTCGGCCTCGGCATCCTGGCGGTCGGCTATCTGTTCAATTTCCTGTTCGGCTGA
- a CDS encoding ArsR/SmtB family transcription factor: protein MDTEALCYLNALADPTRLAALRLLWDGEEHCVCELMRVLGATQSRMSRHMAVLRSAGLVTDRRDAQWVRYRRSPNLSPEAVALVEAALAFRRKRRARAA, encoded by the coding sequence ATGGACACTGAAGCACTCTGTTATCTCAACGCGCTCGCCGATCCGACCCGGCTCGCGGCGCTGCGGCTTTTGTGGGACGGAGAGGAGCACTGTGTCTGCGAATTGATGCGCGTGCTCGGTGCGACGCAGTCGCGGATGTCGCGGCACATGGCGGTGCTGCGCAGCGCCGGCCTGGTCACTGATCGGCGCGACGCGCAGTGGGTGCGCTATCGGCGCTCTCCCAATCTGTCGCCCGAAGCGGTGGCGCTGGTCGAGGCCGCGCTCGCCTTCCGGCGCAAGCGCCGCGCGAGGGCTGCATGA
- a CDS encoding sulfite exporter TauE/SafE family protein produces the protein MIGRLTGAFGGGALIGTLGGLIGLGGAEFRLPLLISSFRFAALQAVILNKAMSLIVVATALIFRTRTVPLDDLAAHWTVVVNLLGGSLIGAWFGAGWATRLKSASLYRVIAILLVVIALVLLWGHGAAGSQPVLSGTSQIIAGVVAGFAIGVVASLLGVAGGELLIPTLVLLFGADIKLAGSLSLAVSLPTMIVGFTRYSRDQSFSVLDQNRSFVLVMAAGSIVGSLIGSLLLGVVPGAALLPFLAALLVLSAIKVWRHAD, from the coding sequence ATGATCGGCAGATTGACGGGCGCGTTCGGCGGCGGTGCCTTGATCGGTACACTTGGTGGCCTGATCGGCCTCGGCGGCGCAGAGTTTCGCCTTCCGCTGCTGATCAGCAGCTTCCGCTTCGCCGCGCTTCAGGCAGTCATTCTCAACAAGGCGATGAGTCTGATCGTGGTCGCGACCGCCCTGATATTCCGCACGCGCACGGTGCCACTCGACGATCTGGCGGCGCACTGGACCGTCGTTGTCAACCTGCTGGGCGGAAGCCTGATCGGGGCATGGTTCGGCGCCGGCTGGGCGACACGCCTGAAATCGGCGTCGCTGTATCGGGTCATCGCCATCCTGTTGGTCGTGATCGCTCTGGTTCTGCTGTGGGGGCACGGCGCCGCCGGATCGCAACCGGTTCTCAGCGGCACCAGCCAGATCATCGCGGGTGTCGTGGCCGGGTTCGCAATCGGTGTGGTGGCTTCGCTGCTGGGTGTCGCCGGAGGCGAACTGCTGATTCCGACCCTGGTGCTACTGTTCGGCGCCGATATCAAACTGGCGGGCAGCCTGTCGCTCGCGGTCAGCCTGCCCACCATGATCGTCGGCTTCACACGCTACAGCCGGGACCAGAGCTTCTCGGTGCTGGATCAGAATCGCTCGTTCGTCCTGGTCATGGCGGCGGGCTCGATCGTCGGCAGCCTGATCGGCAGCCTGCTGCTCGGCGTCGTCCCGGGAGCCGCCCTGCTTCCGTTCTTGGCGGCTCTGCTGGTGCTCTCCGCCATCAAGGTGTGGCGCCACGCTGATTAG
- a CDS encoding ArsR/SmtB family transcription factor, translated as MTDTADIARFADMLAAMGTEPRLRIMRTLLSAHPDGLVVGEIGDELGIAPSTLSHHLDKLKNEGLVQSRRESTFLRYTANADALRELLAFLYAECCTRSRAVRAEDVVCCPTENRNAH; from the coding sequence ATGACCGACACCGCCGATATCGCCCGCTTCGCCGACATGCTCGCCGCGATGGGCACCGAGCCCAGACTCCGCATCATGCGCACGCTGCTGTCGGCGCATCCGGACGGGCTGGTGGTCGGCGAGATCGGCGACGAACTCGGCATCGCTCCGTCGACGCTGTCGCATCATCTCGACAAGCTGAAGAACGAGGGCTTGGTGCAGTCCCGCCGCGAAAGCACCTTCCTGCGCTACACCGCCAACGCCGATGCGCTGCGCGAGCTGCTGGCCTTCCTCTATGCAGAATGCTGCACCCGCTCCCGCGCGGTGCGGGCCGAAGACGTCGTCTGCTGCCCAACGGAGAACCGCAATGCCCACTGA
- a CDS encoding arsenite methyltransferase gives MPTDVQDVKDIVREKYASAALKVATGGGASCCGSSALPGASPITSNLYDAAQEQGLPAEAMLASLGCGNPTALAQLSPGETVLDLGSGGGIDVLLSARRVGPTGKAYGLDMTDEMLALARDNQRKAGLDNVEFLKGEIEAIPLPDHSVDVIISNCVINLSGDKDRVLREAFRVLKPGGRFAVSDVVTRGDIPEALRRDVLLWVGCLAGALDEADYVARLAAAGFAQISIEPTRVYDIEDAREFLTGKGIDVDALAPQMQDKFFSGFVRATKPGAHGEAPARCCG, from the coding sequence ATGCCCACTGACGTGCAAGACGTGAAGGACATCGTCCGCGAGAAATACGCCAGCGCCGCGCTGAAGGTCGCCACCGGCGGCGGCGCCTCTTGCTGCGGATCGTCGGCACTGCCCGGCGCAAGCCCGATCACCAGCAATCTCTACGACGCCGCGCAGGAACAGGGCCTGCCCGCCGAGGCGATGCTGGCCTCGCTCGGCTGCGGCAACCCGACCGCGCTGGCGCAGCTGTCGCCGGGCGAGACCGTGCTCGATCTCGGCTCCGGCGGCGGCATCGACGTGCTGTTGTCGGCGCGCCGGGTCGGCCCGACCGGCAAAGCCTACGGCCTCGACATGACCGACGAGATGCTGGCGCTGGCGCGCGACAACCAGCGCAAGGCCGGCCTCGACAACGTCGAATTCCTCAAGGGCGAGATCGAGGCGATCCCCCTGCCCGACCATTCGGTCGACGTGATCATCTCGAACTGCGTCATCAACCTGTCGGGCGACAAGGACCGGGTGCTGCGCGAGGCGTTTCGGGTGCTGAAGCCGGGCGGGCGGTTCGCGGTGTCGGACGTGGTGACTCGCGGCGACATTCCAGAAGCGCTGCGCCGTGACGTGCTGCTGTGGGTCGGCTGCCTCGCCGGCGCGCTCGACGAGGCTGACTACGTTGCCCGGCTGGCCGCCGCGGGCTTCGCGCAGATCTCGATCGAGCCGACCCGCGTGTACGACATCGAGGACGCCCGCGAATTCCTCACCGGCAAGGGCATCGACGTCGACGCCCTCGCCCCGCAAATGCAGGACAAATTCTTCAGCGGCTTCGTCCGTGCCACCAAGCCCGGCGCGCACGGCGAGGCGCCGGCGCGCTGCTGCGGGTGA
- a CDS encoding DUF3606 domain-containing protein has protein sequence MAAKKATKKTTARGRKQDRARVAGGQDYEVRYEAKKTGSSAPAVKKAVKKVGNARKKVEKRLAKKG, from the coding sequence ATGGCTGCGAAGAAAGCCACCAAGAAAACCACCGCGCGCGGACGCAAGCAGGACCGGGCGCGTGTCGCCGGCGGCCAGGACTACGAAGTCCGCTATGAGGCCAAGAAGACCGGCAGCTCCGCGCCCGCGGTGAAGAAGGCCGTCAAGAAAGTCGGCAACGCGCGCAAGAAGGTCGAGAAGCGGCTGGCGAAGAAGGGCTGA